Proteins from a single region of Amycolatopsis sp. CA-230715:
- a CDS encoding non-ribosomal peptide synthetase, whose product MTKSKLEDVVPLTPLQEGMFFHAAYDDDGVDVYQAQCVLALEGGLEPEVLRTAAASLVRRYPVLRSGFRVRKTGEPIQVIYREVPLDWSEVDLSGLGAEERDAELGELLTADWAKRFDLGRPPLLRFTLVKIAAGEHRLVLTNHHILVDGWSLAVLIDDLFALYASGGDASGLPKVTSHRNFLAWMSEQDSAASSQAWQVALAGVDRPTLVAPGAAPHSELPARITVPADEELGGRLRQLVQTTGLTANTLVQAAWASVLHAVTGREDVVFGTIVSGRPPEIDGMQKMVGMFINTVPVRVRLRPGASAAENLARLADEQSRLMAHQHLRLTDVTRQTGLATLFDTFVVFENYPVDTSAREIAPGLRLAEITGDDAAHYPFRLAVRLTGDRLQTVLEYRQDLFDEVTANWVADAFERALRYLIDAADGPLGTPVTLADAERIELFGDLLQESAPALADDAQAPARRIRDPREEILCGLVADVLRLDRVAPDDDFFDIGGHSLSAIQLLSRMRSVFGAELPVRAVFEAPTVAGLVARLDEAGMARPALKQAVRPDRIPLSFAQQRLWFTCQLEGPSATYNLPMSMRLTGELDRKALVAALGDVVGRHESLRTLFVEVDGMPYQRVLPQSQARPAVEFVEVPGEGLHDAMLRAATTTFDLATELPVRAWLFATGPREHVLLMLTHHIASDGWSAGPLGRDLVAAYTARRDGRRPDWPELPVHYADYTLWQRELLGSESDPHSLVSTQLDFWRDNLAQLPNQLELPTDRPRPATPSYRGDVVTFEVDAGVHRGLAELARASQSSMFMVVHAAIAALLTRMGAGTDVRLCTVVAGRNDQVLEDLVGFFVNTLVLRTDTSGEPSFRDLVGRVRQGDLAAFAHQDVPFQRVVAMANPTRSATAHSLYQVMLVFQNNEGPTLDMPGLTVAAEDFGIGAARLDLSFSVAERFDDGAPKGIHGTLDYALDLFDAETAQGIADRLAWLLTQVADNPDLHLGGLDLLSATERGQLVAAAEDAEPPATLPALFAAQAERTPDRPAVEYGGTAVSYAELDERANRLAHHLIGLGVGPEQVVALALRRSTEFVVAVLAVTKAGAAYAPVDPDDPAARFDYLLADLAPAVVLTTRSVDGPAPRGATVVELDDLDLTGLPATEPADSDRGAPLRPEHPAYVMYTSGTTGSPRGVVVTHAGLTDLAANQRAHYEITPESRVLQFVSTSFDVSVAELTLALLSGACLVVPPRQLAGANLASELDRSRITHVHVPPSAMLGVPTVPLPHLRAWITGAEPCPEKLIDFWSRDRLVVNAYGLTETTVDVTFTRCRAGERNSGIGRPIRGARTYVLDAAMRPVPPGVPGELYVAGSGLARGYHGRPARTAERFVANPFGPPGSRLYRTGDLARWRPDDGPGATRWRLDLIGRADDEVKIRGFRVELGEVEAVLRGHDRVAAAAAVVREDQPGERRLVAYAVPSGEPVSEDELRAYLADQLPDYMVPSVFVSLAELPLTPSGKLDPARLPAPPSRSRSAGRAPRSLREYVLCRLFAEVLGVPEIDPEDDFFDLGGNPQLCTRLAARIRSALTVDLTVREVVDARTPAGVAVLLTGAAGAVDTFSRVLPMRVNGELPPLFCLPQITGMSWRYVNLLCALDPRVPVYALQSEGLTGDGPLPTTLAEIAADCVETIRGIQPEGPYHLIGWSFGGNLAQAVAVRLQEAGERVGLVAILDSYPGEDPENKVPPQDHPMMSAMLDGYARFYDGIEDVQPPDDLAELRAQCLSYLGRGRSELRYLSVEQRSRILDVMLANVRTLLLEEPERYTGDVLLIAALRDEKPWETPDTWKSRVDGSIRVTEVDCRHDELMDPGPVAEICAALAPYLEEE is encoded by the coding sequence GTGACCAAGTCGAAGCTCGAGGACGTAGTACCGCTCACGCCGCTTCAGGAAGGCATGTTCTTCCACGCCGCCTACGACGACGACGGCGTCGACGTCTACCAGGCGCAGTGCGTGCTCGCGCTGGAGGGCGGGCTGGAACCCGAGGTGCTCCGGACGGCCGCGGCGAGCCTGGTCCGCCGGTATCCGGTGCTGCGGTCCGGTTTCCGGGTGCGCAAGACGGGCGAGCCGATCCAGGTGATCTACCGCGAGGTCCCGCTCGATTGGTCCGAAGTGGACCTTTCGGGGCTCGGCGCCGAAGAGCGGGACGCCGAGCTCGGCGAGCTGCTGACCGCGGACTGGGCGAAGCGGTTCGACCTCGGGCGGCCACCGCTGCTGCGGTTCACCCTGGTCAAGATCGCGGCGGGGGAGCACCGGCTGGTGCTGACCAACCACCACATCCTGGTCGACGGCTGGTCCCTGGCGGTGCTGATCGACGACCTGTTCGCGCTCTACGCCAGCGGCGGTGACGCGTCGGGGCTGCCGAAGGTCACGTCACACCGAAACTTCCTGGCCTGGATGTCCGAACAGGACAGTGCGGCGTCGTCGCAGGCGTGGCAGGTGGCGCTGGCCGGGGTGGACCGGCCGACGCTGGTGGCGCCGGGCGCGGCCCCGCACTCCGAACTGCCCGCGCGCATCACCGTCCCGGCGGACGAGGAACTGGGCGGGCGGCTCCGCCAACTGGTCCAGACCACTGGGTTGACCGCGAACACCTTGGTGCAGGCGGCTTGGGCGAGCGTGCTCCACGCCGTCACCGGGCGCGAAGACGTGGTGTTCGGCACCATCGTGTCCGGCAGGCCGCCGGAGATCGACGGCATGCAGAAGATGGTCGGGATGTTCATCAACACCGTGCCGGTGCGGGTCCGGCTGCGGCCGGGCGCGAGCGCGGCGGAGAACCTGGCCAGGCTCGCCGACGAGCAGTCGAGGCTGATGGCGCACCAGCACCTCCGGCTGACCGACGTCACCAGGCAGACCGGCCTCGCCACCCTGTTCGACACGTTCGTGGTGTTCGAGAACTACCCGGTCGACACGTCCGCTCGGGAGATCGCGCCTGGCCTGCGGCTGGCCGAGATCACCGGCGACGACGCCGCGCACTACCCGTTCCGGCTCGCGGTCCGGCTGACCGGCGACCGGCTGCAGACCGTGCTGGAATACCGGCAGGACCTCTTCGACGAGGTCACCGCGAACTGGGTCGCGGACGCGTTCGAGCGCGCGCTGCGCTACCTGATCGACGCCGCGGACGGCCCGCTCGGCACGCCGGTCACCCTCGCCGACGCCGAGCGGATCGAGCTTTTCGGTGACCTGCTTCAGGAATCCGCCCCCGCACTGGCCGACGACGCGCAGGCGCCCGCTCGCCGGATCCGCGATCCGCGCGAAGAGATCCTGTGCGGCCTCGTCGCCGACGTGCTGCGCCTCGACCGGGTCGCGCCGGACGACGACTTCTTCGACATCGGCGGGCACTCGCTGAGCGCCATCCAGCTGTTGTCCCGCATGCGGTCCGTGTTCGGCGCGGAGCTGCCAGTCCGCGCGGTCTTCGAGGCGCCGACCGTCGCCGGCCTGGTGGCGCGGCTGGACGAGGCCGGGATGGCGAGGCCCGCGCTGAAGCAGGCGGTGCGCCCGGACCGGATCCCGTTGTCCTTCGCCCAGCAGCGGCTGTGGTTCACCTGCCAGCTCGAAGGCCCCAGCGCCACCTACAACCTGCCGATGTCGATGCGGCTGACCGGCGAGCTCGACCGGAAGGCACTGGTGGCCGCGCTCGGCGACGTGGTGGGCAGGCACGAGAGCCTGCGCACGCTGTTCGTCGAGGTGGACGGCATGCCGTACCAGCGAGTGCTGCCGCAGTCGCAGGCACGCCCCGCGGTCGAGTTCGTCGAGGTGCCGGGGGAGGGGCTGCACGACGCGATGCTCCGGGCCGCGACCACCACCTTCGACCTGGCCACCGAGCTGCCGGTGCGGGCGTGGCTGTTCGCGACCGGACCGCGCGAACACGTGCTGCTGATGCTGACCCACCACATCGCCAGCGACGGCTGGTCCGCCGGGCCGCTTGGCCGCGATCTCGTCGCCGCGTACACGGCGCGCCGCGACGGGCGGCGTCCCGACTGGCCGGAACTGCCGGTGCATTACGCGGATTACACGCTGTGGCAACGGGAACTGCTCGGCTCGGAGTCGGATCCGCACAGCCTCGTCAGCACCCAGCTGGACTTCTGGCGGGACAACCTGGCGCAGCTGCCGAACCAGCTCGAACTGCCGACCGACCGTCCGCGCCCCGCCACGCCGAGCTACCGGGGCGACGTGGTGACCTTCGAGGTGGACGCCGGCGTGCACCGCGGGCTGGCCGAGCTCGCGCGCGCCAGCCAGTCCAGCATGTTCATGGTGGTGCACGCGGCGATCGCCGCCCTGCTCACCAGGATGGGCGCGGGGACCGACGTCCGGCTCTGCACCGTGGTCGCCGGTCGCAACGACCAGGTGCTGGAGGATCTCGTCGGGTTCTTCGTGAACACCTTGGTGCTGCGCACGGACACCTCGGGCGAGCCGAGCTTCCGCGACCTGGTCGGCCGGGTCCGCCAGGGTGACCTGGCGGCGTTCGCGCACCAGGACGTGCCGTTCCAGCGCGTGGTGGCGATGGCCAACCCGACGCGGTCGGCCACGGCGCACTCGCTGTACCAGGTGATGCTGGTGTTCCAGAACAACGAGGGCCCGACGCTGGACATGCCGGGCCTGACCGTGGCGGCCGAGGACTTCGGCATCGGCGCCGCCCGGCTCGACCTGTCCTTCAGCGTCGCCGAGCGGTTCGACGACGGCGCGCCGAAGGGGATCCACGGCACGCTGGACTACGCGCTCGACCTGTTCGACGCCGAGACGGCGCAGGGCATCGCGGACCGGCTGGCGTGGCTGCTCACGCAGGTCGCCGACAACCCGGACCTCCACCTGGGCGGGCTCGACCTGCTGTCCGCGACGGAACGCGGTCAGCTGGTGGCCGCCGCCGAAGACGCCGAGCCGCCCGCCACGTTGCCCGCCCTGTTCGCCGCACAGGCCGAACGGACCCCGGACCGTCCCGCGGTCGAGTACGGCGGAACGGCGGTCAGCTACGCCGAACTGGACGAGCGCGCCAACCGGTTGGCACACCACCTGATCGGCCTCGGCGTCGGGCCGGAGCAGGTGGTCGCGCTGGCACTGCGCCGGTCCACCGAGTTCGTGGTGGCCGTACTGGCGGTCACCAAGGCGGGGGCCGCGTACGCGCCGGTCGATCCGGACGACCCCGCCGCGCGGTTCGACTACCTGTTGGCCGATCTCGCTCCGGCGGTGGTGCTGACCACCCGGTCCGTCGACGGGCCCGCCCCGCGCGGCGCCACGGTCGTCGAACTCGACGACCTCGACCTGACCGGGCTGCCCGCCACCGAGCCGGCCGACTCCGACCGCGGCGCGCCGCTGCGGCCGGAGCACCCCGCCTACGTGATGTACACGTCCGGCACCACCGGGAGTCCGCGCGGGGTCGTGGTCACCCACGCCGGGCTGACCGATCTCGCCGCCAACCAGCGCGCGCACTACGAGATCACGCCCGAGTCCAGGGTGCTCCAGTTCGTCTCGACCAGTTTCGACGTGTCCGTCGCGGAGCTGACCCTCGCGCTGCTTTCCGGCGCCTGCCTGGTGGTGCCGCCGCGGCAGCTGGCCGGTGCGAACCTGGCGTCCGAACTGGACCGGTCGCGCATCACCCACGTGCACGTGCCGCCGTCGGCGATGCTGGGCGTGCCGACGGTGCCGCTGCCGCACCTGCGCGCCTGGATCACCGGCGCGGAGCCGTGTCCCGAGAAGCTGATCGATTTCTGGTCGCGGGACCGGCTGGTGGTCAACGCCTACGGGCTGACCGAAACGACCGTGGACGTGACGTTCACGCGATGCCGTGCCGGTGAACGGAATTCCGGGATCGGACGGCCGATCCGCGGCGCGCGGACCTACGTGCTGGACGCGGCGATGCGGCCGGTGCCGCCGGGGGTGCCCGGTGAGCTGTACGTCGCGGGCTCCGGTCTGGCCCGCGGCTACCACGGGAGGCCGGCGCGGACCGCCGAACGGTTCGTGGCCAACCCGTTCGGTCCGCCGGGTTCGCGGCTGTACCGCACCGGGGACCTCGCGCGGTGGCGTCCGGACGACGGGCCCGGCGCCACGCGGTGGCGGCTGGACCTGATCGGGCGCGCGGACGACGAGGTCAAGATCCGCGGTTTCCGGGTCGAGCTCGGCGAGGTCGAAGCGGTGCTGCGCGGGCACGACCGGGTCGCCGCGGCGGCCGCGGTGGTGCGCGAGGACCAGCCAGGCGAACGGCGGCTGGTCGCCTACGCGGTGCCGTCGGGTGAACCGGTCTCGGAGGACGAGCTGCGCGCGTACCTCGCCGACCAGCTCCCCGACTACATGGTGCCTTCGGTGTTCGTGTCGCTGGCGGAACTGCCGTTGACGCCCAGCGGAAAGCTCGACCCGGCCCGGCTCCCCGCCCCGCCGTCGCGGTCCCGGTCCGCCGGGCGGGCGCCGAGGAGCCTGCGGGAATACGTGCTGTGCCGGTTGTTCGCCGAGGTGCTCGGTGTGCCTGAGATCGATCCGGAGGACGATTTCTTCGACCTGGGCGGGAATCCCCAGCTGTGCACGAGGCTGGCCGCGCGGATCCGGTCGGCGCTGACCGTCGACCTGACCGTGCGCGAGGTGGTCGACGCACGGACCCCGGCCGGGGTCGCCGTGCTGCTGACCGGCGCGGCCGGCGCGGTGGACACGTTCAGCCGGGTACTGCCGATGCGCGTCAACGGCGAGCTGCCGCCGTTGTTCTGCCTGCCCCAGATCACCGGGATGAGCTGGCGGTACGTCAACCTGCTCTGTGCGCTCGACCCCCGGGTTCCGGTGTACGCGCTGCAATCCGAGGGGCTCACCGGGGACGGTCCGCTGCCGACCACGCTCGCCGAGATCGCCGCGGACTGCGTCGAAACCATCCGCGGCATCCAGCCGGAAGGTCCTTACCACCTGATCGGCTGGTCCTTCGGCGGCAACCTCGCGCAGGCGGTCGCCGTGCGGCTGCAGGAGGCGGGCGAGCGCGTGGGCCTGGTGGCGATCCTGGACTCGTACCCGGGGGAGGACCCCGAGAACAAGGTTCCGCCGCAGGACCACCCGATGATGTCGGCCATGCTGGACGGCTACGCCCGGTTCTACGACGGCATCGAAGACGTGCAACCGCCCGACGATCTCGCCGAGCTGCGCGCGCAGTGCCTCAGCTACCTCGGCCGCGGCCGCAGCGAGTTGCGCTACCTGTCCGTCGAGCAGCGCTCCCGGATCCTGGACGTCATGCTCGCCAACGTGCGGACCCTCCTGCTCGAAGAACCGGAGCGCTACACCGGCGACGTACTGCTGATCGCCGCGCTCCGGGACGAAAAGCCATGGGAGACACCGGATACCTGGAAGTCCCGTGTGGACGGATCGATCCGGGTGACCGAAGTGGACTGCCGCCACGACGAGCTGATGGACCCCGGCCCGGTAGCCGAGATCTGCGCGGCACTGGCCCCGTACCTCGAAGAGGAGTGA
- a CDS encoding glutamate synthase-related protein has protein sequence MTTFTAKGFPADAVRARARRGPAEVFPPDGEYGTALFGAGAHDAPAPLDLIDNARLVPPVFMPQRLEKLIELGREPLYGDVVLDTAIGGLRASMPVYVSAFGSTQIAAGDVGVAVSRQAGRLGIPLVIGENVVPMNGYGRLTSETEGSLLARIRAYTESVPDGLGGVVVQQSTEDADAEVWNLTYSDPSAQPLLDTGRLAFELKVGQGAKPGLGGMTVVDAESAGRIADQYAVDPIFGADAGVVLRSSSPGTFTEEILRQQIRLMRNNFPRVKVWVKLHPGRDVREAALVAWESGADAVTVDGAEAGSGWIPRGFADHVGLPLGECLCRIGRQPRCLLVSGRMWEGTRAVKCLALGATAVGLGRAALLAAQEDPENGLVRLVRCLELEMRLLISSLGRYAAHALDGDDVLLPDGRRPAEPAPTLSMATQDTT, from the coding sequence GTGACCACGTTCACCGCAAAGGGTTTCCCCGCCGACGCGGTCCGTGCGAGAGCGCGGCGGGGCCCCGCGGAGGTGTTCCCGCCGGACGGCGAGTACGGCACCGCGTTGTTCGGCGCGGGCGCGCACGACGCGCCCGCGCCGCTCGACCTGATCGACAACGCCCGGCTCGTCCCGCCGGTGTTCATGCCGCAGCGCCTGGAAAAGCTGATCGAACTCGGCCGTGAGCCGCTCTACGGCGACGTCGTGCTGGACACCGCGATCGGTGGCCTGCGCGCGAGCATGCCGGTGTACGTGTCGGCGTTCGGTTCGACGCAGATCGCGGCGGGCGACGTCGGTGTCGCGGTGAGCCGTCAGGCGGGACGGTTGGGCATTCCCCTCGTCATCGGCGAAAACGTGGTGCCGATGAACGGGTACGGCAGGCTGACCAGTGAGACCGAGGGTTCCCTGCTCGCCAGGATCAGGGCGTACACCGAGTCCGTTCCCGACGGTCTCGGTGGCGTCGTGGTGCAGCAGAGCACGGAGGACGCCGACGCCGAGGTGTGGAACCTGACCTACAGCGACCCTTCCGCGCAGCCACTGCTGGACACCGGTCGGCTCGCGTTCGAGCTGAAGGTCGGCCAGGGCGCCAAGCCCGGCCTCGGCGGGATGACGGTCGTCGACGCGGAATCGGCGGGCCGGATCGCCGACCAGTACGCGGTGGACCCGATTTTCGGTGCCGACGCGGGCGTCGTGCTCCGCAGCAGCAGCCCCGGCACGTTCACCGAGGAGATCCTCCGCCAGCAGATCCGGTTGATGCGCAACAACTTCCCCCGCGTCAAGGTGTGGGTCAAGCTGCATCCCGGCCGTGACGTCCGCGAAGCGGCACTCGTGGCCTGGGAAAGCGGTGCGGACGCCGTGACCGTCGACGGGGCCGAAGCAGGTTCCGGCTGGATACCGCGCGGGTTCGCCGACCACGTCGGGCTCCCGCTCGGCGAATGCCTGTGCCGGATCGGAAGGCAGCCGCGCTGCCTGCTGGTCAGCGGCCGGATGTGGGAAGGCACGCGCGCGGTCAAGTGCCTCGCGCTGGGCGCCACCGCGGTCGGCCTCGGCCGCGCGGCGCTGCTCGCGGCGCAAGAAGACCCCGAGAACGGCCTGGTGCGGCTGGTCCGCTGCCTGGAACTGGAGATGCGGCTGCTCATCAGCTCCCTCGGCAGGTACGCGGCGCACGCGCTGGACGGGGACGACGTCCTGCTACCCGACGGCCGCCGCCCCGCCGAACCGGCCCCGACCCTCTCCATGGCAACGCAAGACACGACCTGA
- a CDS encoding asparagine synthetase A — protein MTTQLTNGKAGFSLPTPKEHLSSPVTRDMVRVQQKIVASAREFLGGEGFMEFLPPLIGPVTDPAVRGAKQVDIDYYGHRYKLMASVILYKQATLVGFDKIFYIAPNVRLEPPEASATHRHLAEFHQIDVEMAGATREQITGVLERLVTHIVRRVVEDIPDVLEALGRDIAPLKEVLAGTAFGRMTHSEAVKALQDDQHDQSPDAEIDWPGEEILARKATVPFFLLDYPKGSRGFYDRESKTTPGQLNNFDLIAPEGYGELSSGSEREFEYDRIMARMRETGENPAKYEWYLNMVREGIPDSAGFGLGLERLTRYLCGLDAVWQASAYPKVPGVVSP, from the coding sequence ATGACCACCCAGCTCACCAACGGCAAGGCCGGATTCAGCCTGCCGACACCGAAGGAGCACCTGTCCTCGCCGGTCACCCGCGACATGGTGCGGGTGCAGCAGAAGATCGTCGCGTCCGCGCGGGAGTTCCTCGGCGGCGAGGGATTCATGGAGTTCCTGCCGCCGCTGATCGGTCCGGTCACCGATCCCGCGGTGCGCGGCGCCAAGCAGGTCGACATCGACTACTACGGTCACCGCTACAAGCTGATGGCCAGCGTCATCCTCTACAAGCAGGCCACGCTCGTCGGTTTCGACAAGATCTTCTACATCGCGCCGAACGTCCGCCTCGAACCGCCGGAGGCCTCGGCGACGCACCGGCACCTCGCCGAGTTCCACCAGATCGACGTCGAGATGGCCGGTGCGACGCGCGAGCAGATCACCGGCGTGCTGGAGCGGCTCGTCACGCACATCGTGCGGCGGGTGGTCGAGGACATCCCGGACGTGCTCGAAGCACTGGGCCGCGACATCGCCCCGCTGAAGGAGGTGCTGGCGGGGACCGCGTTCGGCCGGATGACCCACAGCGAGGCGGTCAAGGCGCTGCAGGACGACCAGCACGACCAGAGCCCGGACGCGGAAATCGACTGGCCTGGCGAGGAAATCCTGGCCAGGAAGGCCACCGTGCCGTTCTTCCTCCTCGACTACCCGAAGGGCTCGCGCGGGTTCTACGACCGGGAAAGCAAGACCACGCCCGGTCAGCTGAACAACTTCGACCTGATCGCCCCCGAGGGGTACGGCGAGCTGAGCAGCGGCAGCGAGCGCGAGTTCGAGTACGACCGGATCATGGCGCGGATGCGCGAAACCGGGGAGAACCCGGCGAAGTACGAGTGGTACCTGAACATGGTGCGCGAGGGCATCCCCGACAGCGCCGGTTTCGGCCTCGGGCTCGAACGGCTCACCCGGTACCTGTGCGGCCTGGACGCGGTGTGGCAGGCCAGCGCGTACCCCAAGGTTCCCGGCGTGGTCTCCCCGTGA
- a CDS encoding aminotransferase-like domain-containing protein codes for MNPDVVQFSRGVPPIEAIPARELAEHTEAAVAELGPRLFQYPPIGRYLGDPTLREQLAKRHDADPDHILVTNGSLQALDLLAAHLLSGSGAAVYVEGPTYDRAARIFERHGGRVSSIPLEADGMDLADLRERLRAEVPAFVYTVPDFQNPSGVTLSLAKRGELLGLAAEYGFTVIEDIPYRDLRFHGETLPSLSELAEGARVITLGSLSKVLSPGLRIGYVISDADTALELATRSEGVYLSPVGLCQAVAARALGSGLVTENVERARDFLRPRHDAAVRSVQSSLGDALMAVPDGGYYVGVRVKTGSDPDAFLDRALGAGVKLISGSAFYPSTEKSTVDTMFLRLPFQAMTPEEFSTGVERLAASLS; via the coding sequence GTGAATCCAGACGTGGTGCAGTTCTCCAGGGGAGTTCCGCCGATCGAGGCGATTCCGGCGCGCGAACTCGCCGAGCACACCGAAGCGGCGGTGGCCGAACTCGGCCCGCGCCTGTTCCAGTACCCGCCGATCGGGCGCTACCTCGGCGACCCGACCCTGCGCGAGCAACTGGCGAAGCGGCACGACGCGGACCCGGACCACATCCTGGTGACCAACGGCTCGCTCCAGGCGCTGGACCTGCTGGCCGCGCACCTGCTGTCCGGTAGCGGGGCCGCGGTGTACGTCGAAGGACCGACCTACGACCGCGCGGCCCGGATCTTCGAACGGCACGGCGGACGGGTGAGCTCGATCCCGCTGGAAGCCGACGGCATGGACCTGGCGGACCTGCGCGAGCGGCTCCGTGCCGAGGTGCCCGCGTTCGTCTACACGGTGCCGGACTTCCAGAACCCCAGCGGGGTCACGCTCAGCTTGGCCAAGCGCGGGGAACTGCTCGGCCTCGCCGCCGAGTACGGGTTCACCGTCATCGAGGACATCCCCTACCGGGACCTGCGCTTCCACGGCGAGACACTGCCGAGCCTGTCGGAACTGGCCGAGGGGGCCAGGGTGATCACGCTCGGTTCGCTGAGCAAGGTGCTCAGCCCCGGCCTGCGGATCGGCTACGTGATCAGCGACGCGGACACCGCGCTGGAGCTGGCCACCAGGTCCGAAGGGGTGTACCTGTCCCCCGTCGGACTGTGCCAGGCCGTCGCCGCCCGCGCGCTGGGGTCCGGTCTGGTCACCGAGAACGTCGAGCGCGCCCGTGACTTCCTCCGGCCGCGGCACGACGCGGCGGTCCGAAGCGTGCAGTCTTCGCTCGGCGACGCGCTGATGGCCGTGCCCGACGGCGGCTACTACGTCGGCGTGCGGGTCAAGACCGGGTCCGACCCGGACGCGTTCCTCGACCGCGCGCTCGGCGCCGGCGTCAAGCTGATCTCCGGATCGGCGTTCTACCCGAGCACCGAGAAGTCCACAGTGGACACGATGTTCCTCAGGCTGCCCTTCCAGGCGATGACACCGGAGGAGTTCTCCACCGGTGTCGAGCGGCTTGCCGCCAGCCTCAGCTAG